A single genomic interval of Cloacibacillus sp. harbors:
- a CDS encoding EFR1 family ferrodoxin (N-terminal region resembles flavodoxins. C-terminal ferrodoxin region binds two 4Fe-4S clusters.), which yields MNAEKNRRNMLVDYYVFSGTGNTLKIAGHIAERLKELGAEVRLRKMEDGFSPREKGCVAGIAFPVAFFSTYPLVLDFIDSLPRGDGAGIFLTCTMAGATFGLEGRFREKFIAKGWRPLGAAAFKMPGNYNDDITPAAKYEKLVKDSLAQARRFADALHQGQASWGRGLPLIPALCESFVRGGRAMKFFNKHFPLSVDESVCINCGRCLGLCPVGAVTQTGRHPRIDLLKCQCCQRCAGFCPVHAIYVQGKHKAQYRAMDFEDFTN from the coding sequence ATGAACGCTGAAAAAAACAGACGAAACATGCTCGTAGATTACTACGTATTCTCCGGCACGGGAAACACGCTCAAAATAGCGGGCCATATCGCCGAACGCCTAAAAGAGCTTGGCGCCGAAGTGCGCCTGCGCAAAATGGAAGACGGCTTTTCGCCGCGCGAAAAAGGATGCGTAGCCGGCATAGCCTTTCCCGTCGCCTTCTTCTCGACCTATCCGCTCGTGCTCGACTTCATAGACTCGCTGCCGCGCGGAGACGGCGCGGGCATCTTTCTCACCTGCACCATGGCCGGCGCGACATTCGGCCTCGAAGGCCGCTTCCGCGAAAAATTCATCGCAAAAGGCTGGCGTCCGCTCGGCGCCGCCGCCTTTAAAATGCCCGGCAATTACAATGACGACATAACTCCTGCGGCAAAATACGAAAAACTCGTCAAAGACTCGCTTGCGCAGGCGCGGAGATTCGCCGACGCGCTGCATCAGGGTCAGGCCTCGTGGGGCCGCGGCCTCCCGCTCATCCCCGCGCTGTGCGAGAGCTTCGTCCGCGGCGGAAGAGCCATGAAATTCTTCAACAAACATTTCCCGCTCTCCGTCGACGAATCAGTCTGCATAAACTGCGGCAGATGCCTCGGCCTCTGCCCCGTGGGAGCCGTCACCCAGACCGGCCGCCACCCGCGCATAGACCTCTTGAAATGCCAATGCTGCCAGCGCTGCGCCGGCTTCTGCCCCGTACACGCCATCTACGTTCAGGGCAAACACAAAGCGCAGTACCGCGCAATGGACTTTGAAGACTTCACCAACTGA